A region of Subdoligranulum variabile DNA encodes the following proteins:
- a CDS encoding DUF2500 domain-containing protein: MFFSAFGFDLFFLLFVIVFVVVLVRNLREWSRNNASPRLSVPATVVTKRRAHSHNAGTQTSSTTYYATFQFESGDRLELRLPWHDAGMIAEGDHGILHFQGTRYLGFDRDQTT; encoded by the coding sequence ATGTTTTTTTCTGCCTTTGGTTTCGACCTTTTCTTCCTGCTGTTTGTGATCGTTTTTGTGGTGGTCCTGGTGCGCAATCTGCGGGAATGGTCCCGCAACAACGCTTCGCCCCGGCTGAGCGTGCCCGCCACCGTGGTGACCAAACGGCGGGCCCATTCCCACAACGCCGGTACCCAAACCAGCAGTACCACCTACTATGCCACATTCCAGTTTGAGAGTGGCGACCGGCTGGAACTGCGTCTGCCCTGGCATGACGCCGGCATGATTGCCGAGGGAGATCACGGCATCCTGCACTTCCAGGGCACCCGGTACCTGGGCTTTGACCGTGACCAAACTACCTGA
- a CDS encoding Gfo/Idh/MocA family protein: MRTLTALFVGLGSIGTRHLNNLATLCADRGWTLQADALRSDLTRPLRPGVAEKLHAQYTDAAQLPAYYDLIFITNPTSLHAEALRTVYGCGGALFIEKPIFSAEQTHLDLQEYLPAGQKAYVAAPMRWCGTMLALKELLPTLHPYCARVICSSYLPDWRPGVDYRTVYSAHKALGGGVTIDLIHEWDYLVDLFGVPEALHNFRGTYSDLEIDSDDLSVYIARYPSLLAEVHLDYFGRGYRRSIELFCQDGSVVADFGAGTLTLPDGTVQHYEEDVNRRYEREMEYFVDYALGDAPASCNPPELALQVLQLTLGEK; encoded by the coding sequence ATGCGGACTTTGACTGCGCTGTTCGTGGGGCTGGGCTCCATCGGAACGCGCCACCTGAACAACCTGGCGACGCTGTGCGCCGACCGTGGCTGGACTCTCCAGGCCGATGCCCTGCGCAGCGACCTGACCCGGCCCCTGCGCCCCGGTGTGGCAGAGAAACTCCATGCCCAGTACACCGATGCTGCCCAGCTTCCCGCCTACTACGACCTGATTTTTATCACCAACCCCACCAGTCTGCACGCCGAGGCTCTGCGCACAGTCTACGGCTGCGGCGGGGCACTCTTCATCGAGAAGCCCATCTTCTCGGCCGAGCAGACCCACCTGGATCTGCAGGAGTATCTGCCTGCCGGGCAGAAAGCCTATGTGGCGGCACCCATGCGCTGGTGCGGCACCATGCTGGCACTGAAAGAGCTGCTGCCCACCCTGCATCCCTATTGCGCCCGGGTGATCTGCTCCAGCTATCTGCCCGACTGGCGTCCCGGCGTGGACTACCGCACCGTCTACAGTGCCCACAAGGCGCTGGGCGGCGGTGTGACCATCGACCTGATCCACGAATGGGATTACCTGGTGGATCTGTTCGGAGTTCCGGAGGCGCTGCACAATTTCAGGGGCACCTACTCCGATCTGGAGATCGACTCCGATGATCTCTCGGTCTACATTGCCCGGTATCCTTCGCTGCTGGCCGAGGTACATCTTGACTACTTCGGCCGGGGGTACCGCCGGTCCATTGAGCTGTTCTGCCAGGACGGCAGTGTGGTGGCGGACTTCGGCGCCGGGACGCTGACCCTGCCCGACGGTACGGTCCAGCACTACGAGGAGGACGTCAACCGCCGCTATGAGCGGGAGATGGAATATTTTGTGGATTATGCGCTGGGGGATGCCCCGGCCAGCTGCAACCCGCCGGAACTGGCGCTGCAGGTATTACAACTGACGTTGGGAGAGAAATGA
- a CDS encoding acylneuraminate cytidylyltransferase family protein → MNRLLITICGRAGSKGFKNKNLKVFCGKPLVYYSLSAAELFCRNHPELQIDLALNTDSEDLAKIVAAEYPEVVYLPRGVELGGDKVPKMAVYQDSLRRMEERTGAPYDWHMDLDITSPLRTAADIENAFALKQSRADLDLVFSVCEARRNPWFNMVKTVDDHVEQVIHSEFTGRQQAPDVYDVNASIYVFRRDFLAQNTDGMLWRGKIGVSVMMDTGIIDIDSEHDYLLMEAIAQHLYAHYPEFNAVRENIRGE, encoded by the coding sequence ATGAATCGTCTGCTCATCACCATTTGCGGCCGTGCCGGCAGCAAGGGTTTCAAAAACAAGAATCTGAAAGTATTCTGCGGCAAACCGCTGGTCTACTATTCCCTGAGTGCGGCGGAACTGTTCTGCCGCAACCACCCGGAACTGCAAATTGATCTGGCCCTCAACACCGACAGCGAGGACCTGGCAAAGATCGTGGCTGCGGAATACCCGGAAGTGGTCTATCTGCCCCGCGGGGTGGAACTGGGCGGCGACAAGGTTCCCAAGATGGCCGTCTACCAGGACAGCCTGCGCCGCATGGAGGAGCGCACCGGCGCCCCCTATGACTGGCACATGGACCTGGACATCACCAGCCCCCTGCGCACCGCCGCTGACATTGAGAACGCCTTTGCCCTAAAACAGTCCCGGGCAGATCTGGATCTGGTGTTCAGCGTCTGCGAAGCCCGGCGCAATCCCTGGTTCAACATGGTAAAAACCGTGGATGACCATGTGGAGCAGGTCATCCACAGCGAATTCACCGGCCGTCAGCAGGCCCCTGATGTCTACGACGTCAACGCCTCCATCTACGTGTTCCGCCGGGATTTCCTGGCCCAGAACACCGACGGCATGCTCTGGCGGGGCAAGATCGGCGTCAGCGTCATGATGGACACCGGCATCATCGACATTGATTCGGAACACGACTATCTGCTGATGGAAGCCATCGCCCAGCACCTGTATGCCCACTATCCTGAATTCAACGCCGTGCGGGAGAACATCCGTGGGGAGTAA
- a CDS encoding threonine/serine exporter family protein, producing MGSNTFEETLDLILDAGQTMLENGGEVFRAQQTMEIMARSLHLQEFHVYVLTNGIFASARPDGGESRSMVRHVPVVSIHLGRVEAVNELSRELAGGRLALPDARKKLEDARSIGSTPPRAEQLACVVGSACFAFLFGGGPVEMLVAAVAGFWESVICQQFGKRRINRIFTDIVAACLGTLWALGIRVFVPVLDVNTATIGALMVLTPGVALTMGIRDIINADYLSGAIRLLDAVLIAGSIACGVVLAWLAGRGLGAIVW from the coding sequence GTGGGGAGTAATACATTTGAGGAGACGCTGGACCTGATCCTGGACGCCGGCCAGACCATGCTGGAGAACGGCGGCGAGGTGTTCCGCGCCCAGCAGACCATGGAGATCATGGCTCGCAGCCTGCACCTGCAGGAGTTTCACGTCTATGTGCTGACCAACGGTATCTTTGCTTCCGCCCGCCCCGACGGCGGCGAAAGCCGCAGCATGGTGCGCCATGTACCGGTGGTATCCATCCATCTGGGCCGGGTGGAGGCCGTCAACGAGCTATCCCGGGAACTGGCCGGCGGGCGGCTCGCTCTGCCCGATGCCCGGAAAAAACTGGAGGACGCCCGATCCATCGGCTCCACCCCGCCCCGGGCGGAACAGCTGGCCTGTGTGGTGGGCAGCGCCTGCTTTGCCTTTCTGTTCGGAGGCGGCCCGGTGGAGATGCTGGTGGCCGCCGTGGCGGGTTTCTGGGAATCCGTCATCTGCCAGCAGTTCGGCAAACGTCGGATCAACCGCATCTTCACCGATATTGTGGCTGCCTGCCTTGGCACCCTGTGGGCCCTGGGCATCCGCGTATTTGTGCCGGTGCTGGACGTGAACACCGCCACCATCGGTGCCCTGATGGTGCTGACCCCCGGCGTTGCCCTGACCATGGGCATCCGGGATATTATCAATGCTGACTACCTCTCGGGAGCTATCCGGCTGCTGGACGCCGTTCTCATCGCCGGCAGCATCGCCTGCGGCGTGGTGCTGGCCTGGCTGGCCGGACGGGGATTGGGGGCGATCGTATGGTAA
- a CDS encoding threonine/serine exporter family protein, translating into MVMPLWVNYLAQFLVAIVATISFGVTFRVSPRHYLACGLTGAVGWLVYLLCTGLGGLSAPVATLVAALPLTACARMFAIRHKAPITLFLLCGIFPLVPGAGIYYTAYYFLRDDRSLFANKGVETLKIAVALALGIALVCSIPLKRRKS; encoded by the coding sequence ATGGTAATGCCGCTCTGGGTAAACTATCTTGCTCAGTTTCTCGTCGCCATTGTAGCGACCATCAGCTTCGGTGTGACCTTCCGGGTCTCGCCGCGGCATTATCTGGCCTGCGGGCTCACCGGCGCCGTAGGCTGGCTGGTCTATCTGCTCTGCACCGGTCTTGGCGGGCTGAGCGCCCCTGTGGCCACCCTGGTGGCTGCCCTGCCGCTGACCGCCTGCGCCCGGATGTTTGCCATCCGCCACAAGGCGCCCATCACCCTGTTTCTGCTGTGCGGCATCTTCCCGCTGGTGCCCGGAGCCGGTATCTACTATACCGCCTACTATTTTCTGCGGGATGACCGTTCTCTCTTCGCCAACAAGGGCGTGGAGACCCTCAAGATCGCCGTGGCTCTGGCGCTGGGCATTGCGCTGGTCTGCAGTATTCCTTTGAAGCGCCGCAAATCCTGA
- a CDS encoding DUF4830 domain-containing protein produces the protein MFLFTVTKPGLRQAGALALCAVCLCGTVAAAVHFSGDAVTAAADAAPGIETTQDIGTYFTGYGFDTDLSTAAVDKVKIPKKWDDSFTAFNQVVQESDLDLSDYKGKTVEKWTLLCPELSTDDQDTYCVLLVYKAKAIGAYLLQKPSGEVTGLITAAKASAETAAAQQEETQATAAETEIEYPTE, from the coding sequence ATGTTTTTATTTACGGTGACAAAACCCGGGCTGCGGCAGGCGGGCGCGCTTGCCCTGTGTGCGGTGTGCCTGTGCGGCACGGTGGCGGCGGCGGTACATTTTTCCGGAGACGCGGTGACGGCAGCCGCCGACGCTGCGCCGGGCATCGAGACGACCCAGGACATCGGAACCTATTTCACCGGATACGGGTTCGACACCGACCTGTCCACCGCCGCGGTGGATAAGGTCAAGATCCCCAAGAAATGGGACGACAGCTTTACGGCCTTCAACCAGGTGGTACAGGAAAGCGATCTGGACCTGTCGGATTACAAGGGCAAGACGGTGGAAAAATGGACGCTGCTCTGCCCGGAACTCTCCACCGATGACCAGGACACCTACTGTGTGCTGCTGGTGTATAAAGCCAAAGCCATCGGAGCCTATCTGCTGCAGAAACCTTCCGGCGAAGTGACGGGGCTGATCACGGCGGCCAAGGCCAGTGCCGAAACAGCCGCCGCACAGCAGGAGGAGACACAGGCCACGGCGGCCGAAACCGAGATCGAATATCCCACCGAATAA